In Rhipicephalus sanguineus isolate Rsan-2018 chromosome 1, BIME_Rsan_1.4, whole genome shotgun sequence, the DNA window CCGAACTCACGCTCGAGAAGGCGATCACAGCTGCCCGCAATTCAGAGAGCGTGAAGCAGCAACACAAAGAAATGCGCTCCATCGGACAGTCCACTCTCGACGTCGGCGAACTACACGGCCAGGCAAACTCAAAAAATCGTCGGAATGAAATGAAGGCGCCCTCCAGGTCACGCCCGCAACGCATAGGCAAGAAGGGAGACGAACGCTGCAAGTGGTGCGGAAATGTGCGCGACCACACGAAGGTACAGTGCCCCGCGGCGAATAAGACTTGCAACCATTGCGGGAAAAAGGGCCACTATGCGTGTGTGTGCCTCTCAAAGCCGAAGGACGATTTCCCGAGCTCCCGAGAACGGCCTAAAGGACTAGAAGAGCTATATTTAGGCGAAGTGACTGTGGAAGCAAATACGCCGTGGCGGATTACTGCCACTCTGAACAAGTCGCCTTTCACCTTCAAGGTCGACACTGGCGCGGACGTGACTGCGATCGCACACGACCAGTACGACAGCAACGTCATGGGGCCCATCAAGCCAACGCAACAGCTGTTGATAGGCCCAGGGCAGACGACGATAGCCACGGTTGGATACGTCGATGCGACAGTCGCCTGGCGCAACACCAAAATCCAAGAAACAGTCTTCATCATCAAAGGACTCAAAGAAGCGCTGCTTAGTCGACCAGCTATAGAAGCACTCGGGATTCTTCAACGCCCTCTCGAGTTAGCTGAAACTCGCGCACAAGCAACGGATGTTCCGGACTTTTTGGCATCTTACCCTAGGCTAACTCCCGGGCTGGGATTCATGAAGACAGAGTACCGCATCAAAGTCAGAAATGATGCCAAGCCATACGCAGTCACCTACCCGAGGCGCGTGCCACTTCCACTCGTGAAGAAAGAGCTGAAAAGGATGGAGGACATGAGAGTCGTCCAGAAGATTGAGCATGCGACCGAATGGTGTTTCCCAATGGTCGTTGCACGTAAGAAGAACAATGAGCTGCGCATCTGCGTTGACTATGGCCAGCTGAATCAACAAATATTACGTGAACGCGTGCTTATGCCTACAGTGGATGAGTGTCTCGCAAAACTTGCTGGTGCAACCGTTTTCAGCCGTCTGGACGCACGAGCAGGATACTGGCAGGTTCCCCTGGCCAAGGACTCTCGGGAATACACCACCTTCATCACACCGGTTGGGAGGTTCCAGTTTCTGAGGCTTCCGTTTGGGATCTCCACGGCACCGGAGTTCTACCAACGAGAGATGCTCCGCATACTCGAAGGACTAGACGGAGTGAGTTGTCTGCAAGACGACATCATAATTTCAGGAAAGACAACTGAGGAACACGACAGTCACATTACTCGATCTAAGCCGGATAGCGTTCCGACAGAGATGATCGTATACTTCGTCGCCAAGGAGTGAAGCGCTTGCTCCCGtgtctaacagcgcaaaaaacctgCGCCGGGCGACTGTTAGCTCAATAAGTGGCACTGGCGTGTCGTTGGGTGGTCCAGTACGACAAGCCAGCGGGGCTAGGAGTTCAtgtgtctcactcagcaccgctTTGTTTGCCGCCGGCCATGCAGTGTTGCTCACCGGCGGCCCCGCTCGTTTCCCGAAAGTATAGAGTACACTATACCCGAAAGCGCGTGCTCTCGGCTTGCGGGTTGCCAACGATCTCGGGCGAAATGCCCCGGCTGGttaagctcggccagggggcgctgcgtcgcacgcgtttcgccgcctttcttgcgaaaaccggtcgctcctgtccccacaccagtaTAACACCAGCTTTTTGACtgcgctattcgccgcgagatcgggctataggtggcagcaccgtcgccgcgtttgtgtggataggcggtcggcggcgcgtatacaaatttACGCAGCGACGCTTcaccgtaggcggtttgagtcgattgttggcgagtaaagcgcgttgactgcagcttaatGGTGATGTAcgtgccctccattgccacatcaatgcacgcaaccgtcctaatgtacctattaattgtgagagaagtgcaatctgccaatcaatggggtactgccttcagtcacattcgtgttttgcaccgtgctcgatgttttttcttgctttatttgcacgtgtttaaattttgttttgcctataccacaatataaactgtgttgcgcgactgagccattgaagcattttcttcttgctctagcggctaaaaagaaagagaacctgtatttctgcgtaattagatgaagtagaactttgtgcactctgcttttctgtttgcatgaatacgcgtattgctgtagaaatgcgtggcttcaggtcttttttaccgcttaccatcctctgcagacgatagttcatgctttgcggtatcacaaggatgtCCGAATCGcgaacacatcacgagatggtgtcactgaaattctgcattcacaactcgaaatttagtttttttttgtttttttttgcgtttaggacgacgccgaatgaactatgtgacgtgcttgaacgagaaagcggtacccacattgaaatgattttggcgaatagacggtacgatggttagacctagcgccataccgacacgggcgtgtactcacttattagagtgcatacaagtctcgtaaggcgaaatgcttatgtatatcgtgtaggcacacgtacaagcatttgatgctgttgATTATTTGCACGTTCCGGGCTGGGTCAAGGAACCGGGGAAGATGAAGAGCGCGGGAGCACGAGCAGCGGGGACGCTCAGAACTGAAAGCAGAGCGCTTCCAAACGCAGCTCAAATAAAAGTATATTTTACCTTGTGCCTTTATGACGGAGTTGAGTCTGATCGCAGTGTCTGGAACGCCATCGTTTAAacactgtgctagcacaacggaataagctgtaatctgaggacgcacatgacgtacgcacacatgcgaacacggtgtggccagcagacgacgcaaggagccatccacaccacggggtttcgtccgctcgacgctaggtgccgactctgctcgatctcgccgccaataacTGCACTGTCATAGAGTAACATAGtggcgctgtctccgcacgttcagtacagaacactgtacgttc includes these proteins:
- the LOC119378903 gene encoding uncharacterized protein K02A2.6-like — encoded protein: MAFNPLAVELPTKLDFRKPEDWTRWHRRWERCRLISGLTGQDETTQINTLLYAMGEEAEDVLTALKLTDEQTSSYAAVVSAFEKHFLPRKNVIYERARFNSRKQEPHENVDTFATELFKMAERCDYGTLKDELIRDRLVVGLRDVKLSERLQLDSELTLEKAITAARNSESVKQQHKEMRSIGQSTLDVGELHGQANSKNRRNEMKAPSRSRPQRIGKKGDERCKWCGNVRDHTKVQCPAANKTCNHCGKKGHYACVCLSKPKDDFPSSRERPKGLEELYLGEVTVEANTPWRITATLNKSPFTFKVDTGADVTAIAHDQYDSNVMGPIKPTQQLLIGPGQTTIATVGYVDATVAWRNTKIQETVFIIKGLKEALLSRPAIEALGILQRPLELAETRAQATDVPDFLASYPRLTPGLGFMKTEYRIKVRNDAKPYAVTYPRRVPLPLVKKELKRMEDMRVVQKIEHATEWCFPMVVARKKNNELRICVDYGQLNQQILRERVLMPTVDECLAKLAGATVFSRLDARAGYWQVPLAKDSREYTTFITPVGRFQFLRLPFGISTAPEFYQREMLRILEGLDGVSCLQDDIIISGKTTEEHDSHITRSKPDSVPTEMIVYFVAKE